From the Borrelia puertoricensis genome, one window contains:
- the rplD gene encoding 50S ribosomal protein L4, giving the protein MERKVFSKDGQELRTINLEDGVFNIDISYGSIYNAINNELANLRVGTASTKTRSEVRGSSKKPWKQKGTGRARVGTKRNPVWVGGGIALGPKPRDYSYKLPKKVKRLAFRSVLSLCVSVEDRLKIVENFTIESGKTKDLALIMKNFININGKTVILLGNDDQMVKRAGRNIRDLKILSFNRLRIVDLFYAKNLIALESAINGLNELYVK; this is encoded by the coding sequence ATGGAAAGAAAAGTTTTTTCTAAGGATGGACAAGAACTTCGAACTATAAATTTAGAGGATGGAGTTTTTAATATAGATATTAGTTATGGTTCTATATATAATGCTATTAATAATGAACTAGCCAATCTTAGGGTTGGAACAGCTTCAACTAAAACTAGGTCTGAGGTTAGGGGTAGTTCAAAGAAGCCTTGGAAACAAAAAGGTACAGGACGTGCGAGGGTTGGTACTAAGAGAAATCCCGTTTGGGTTGGTGGGGGTATAGCTTTAGGGCCAAAACCCAGGGACTATAGTTATAAGCTTCCAAAGAAAGTTAAACGACTTGCTTTTAGATCTGTTCTTAGTCTGTGTGTATCTGTAGAAGATAGATTAAAGATTGTTGAAAATTTTACTATTGAATCAGGAAAGACAAAAGATCTTGCTTTAATAATGAAAAATTTTATCAATATTAATGGTAAAACGGTAATTTTGTTGGGTAATGATGATCAAATGGTTAAAAGAGCAGGAAGAAATATAAGAGATTTAAAGATTTTATCTTTTAATAGACTTAGAATTGTTGATTTATTTTATGCTAAAAATTTAATAGCGCTTGAGTCTGCTATTAATGGGCTTAATGAGCTTTATGTTAAATAA
- the rplW gene encoding 50S ribosomal protein L23, with translation MKAYDIIISPMLTEKTNIQRENMNVYSFKVRKQANKKEIGAAIKELFNVTPISCNLLNVKSKVKMVVSRKGYPIGKGKTSSWKKAYVYLKKEDKIDIF, from the coding sequence ATGAAAGCTTATGATATAATAATTTCACCTATGCTTACTGAAAAAACTAATATTCAAAGAGAGAATATGAATGTTTATTCTTTTAAGGTTAGGAAGCAAGCAAATAAAAAAGAGATTGGCGCTGCGATTAAAGAGCTTTTTAATGTTACTCCAATATCATGTAATTTACTTAATGTTAAGAGCAAGGTTAAAATGGTTGTGTCAAGGAAAGGTTATCCTATTGGTAAGGGAAAAACTTCTTCATGGAAAAAGGCGTATGTTTATCTTAAAAAAGAAGATAAGATAGATATTTTTTAG
- the rplB gene encoding 50S ribosomal protein L2 — protein sequence MGIKTYKPKTSSLRYKTTLSFDELSKGNSPLKSLTRGKVSRAGRDSSGRISVRRRGGGHKRRYREIDFGRRDKFGIPARVVSIEYDPNRSSNIALLVYRDGDKRYIVAPKGIKIGDVLESGPNAPIRIGNALPLEDIPVGKAVHNIELNVGKGGQLVRGAGGYAMVLASKGDYVTVKLPSGEMRMIFKKCIATLGEVGNEDYINVSIGKAGKSRWLGKRPKVRGVAMNPIDHPHGGGEGKTSGGRHPVSPWGQPTKGYKTRKKNKYSDKFIIKRRNN from the coding sequence ATGGGTATTAAGACTTATAAGCCAAAAACTTCATCTTTACGTTATAAGACAACTCTATCTTTTGATGAGTTAAGTAAGGGTAATAGTCCTTTGAAGTCTTTAACTAGAGGTAAGGTATCTAGGGCTGGAAGAGATTCTTCTGGAAGAATTAGTGTTAGAAGAAGAGGTGGGGGACATAAAAGACGGTATAGAGAGATTGACTTTGGCAGAAGGGATAAGTTTGGTATACCTGCTCGAGTTGTGTCTATTGAGTATGATCCAAATAGAAGTTCTAATATAGCTTTGCTTGTATATAGAGATGGGGATAAAAGGTATATTGTTGCTCCTAAAGGAATTAAAATTGGTGATGTTTTGGAGAGTGGTCCAAATGCTCCAATAAGGATTGGCAATGCTTTGCCACTTGAGGATATTCCTGTTGGTAAAGCAGTGCATAACATTGAGCTTAATGTTGGAAAAGGTGGACAGCTTGTAAGAGGTGCTGGAGGATATGCGATGGTGCTTGCTTCTAAGGGAGATTATGTAACAGTTAAGCTTCCATCAGGTGAGATGCGCATGATCTTTAAAAAATGCATAGCTACTCTTGGAGAAGTTGGCAATGAAGATTATATAAATGTTTCTATTGGTAAAGCTGGTAAGAGTAGATGGCTTGGTAAAAGACCTAAGGTAAGAGGTGTTGCGATGAATCCTATTGACCATCCACATGGAGGTGGTGAGGGTAAGACTTCTGGTGGTCGTCATCCTGTATCTCCTTGGGGACAGCCAACTAAGGGATATAAGACTCGTAAGAAGAATAAGTATTCAGATAAATTTATCATTAAAAGAAGAAATAATTAG
- the rpsS gene encoding 30S ribosomal protein S19, producing MARSIKKGPFIDKSLYQKVLASSGREKRVVIKTYSRASTIIPEMVSLTISVYNGKSFIPVYITEDLVGHKLGEFSPTRIFRGHAKSDKKGRK from the coding sequence GTGGCAAGATCTATTAAAAAAGGACCTTTTATAGATAAGAGTCTTTATCAAAAAGTTTTAGCCTCTTCTGGCAGAGAGAAAAGGGTGGTAATTAAAACCTATTCTAGAGCCTCAACAATAATTCCTGAGATGGTAAGTCTTACTATATCTGTTTACAATGGGAAGTCTTTTATTCCTGTGTATATTACTGAAGATCTTGTTGGGCATAAGCTTGGAGAATTTTCACCTACAAGAATTTTTAGGGGACATGCTAAATCAGATAAGAAGGGAAGGAAGTAG
- the rplV gene encoding 50S ribosomal protein L22 has translation MFVNRRYTARGKNLPSSPKKVRPIADNIRGKPYSEAVAILCSMPNKCAKLLGKVVKSAASNAMYHNRNLSEDMIFIKTVMIDDGRRRKSIWPRARGRADRLVNRSCHIFVEVYEKMYGGE, from the coding sequence ATGTTTGTAAATAGAAGATATACTGCAAGAGGCAAAAATTTGCCATCTTCTCCGAAAAAAGTAAGACCTATAGCTGATAATATACGAGGTAAGCCTTACAGTGAAGCTGTTGCGATACTTTGTTCTATGCCCAATAAATGTGCTAAACTTTTAGGTAAGGTGGTCAAATCAGCTGCGTCGAATGCTATGTATCATAACAGAAATCTTTCTGAAGATATGATATTTATAAAAACAGTCATGATAGATGATGGACGAAGGCGTAAGAGCATTTGGCCTAGAGCTAGAGGTAGAGCAGATAGGCTGGTTAATAGAAGTTGTCATATTTTTGTTGAAGTTTATGAAAAGATGTATGGTGGAGAATAA
- the rpsC gene encoding 30S ribosomal protein S3, whose translation MGQKVHPYSLRIKINRDWKSKWYFDKKLYSEILHEDFLIRRETMKFLKGIRFDISDIEIIRNNLQRVTVVISTPRPGSVIGVKGANLEKIGQLLTRKISKKINIKIKEIKKPEFDGQIVANGIAKQLENRASYRKLLKSSLLSSISKGVQGVKIKVSGRLGGAEIARSFEVKEGRIPLHTLRANIDYGFAEAQTTYGVIGVKVWLFKGEVLGKQTNSDAGQVINKKTSREKSEHFDKNRVDDKSKKIVNDDKFSRKKLEFGSKSNSSFKKKDGSDV comes from the coding sequence ATGGGTCAAAAAGTACATCCTTACAGTTTAAGAATTAAGATTAATAGGGATTGGAAATCAAAGTGGTATTTTGATAAAAAATTATATTCTGAGATTCTTCACGAAGATTTCTTGATAAGACGGGAAACTATGAAGTTTCTTAAAGGAATTAGGTTTGATATTTCTGACATAGAGATTATTAGAAATAATCTTCAAAGAGTAACAGTAGTAATTTCCACTCCAAGACCTGGTTCTGTTATTGGTGTTAAGGGCGCCAATCTTGAAAAAATTGGACAATTATTAACTAGGAAAATATCTAAAAAAATTAATATTAAAATAAAAGAGATTAAGAAGCCAGAATTTGACGGGCAAATTGTTGCTAATGGGATAGCAAAGCAATTAGAAAATAGAGCTTCTTATAGAAAGCTTTTAAAGTCTTCACTTTTATCTTCTATTTCCAAAGGTGTTCAAGGTGTAAAAATTAAAGTCTCAGGCAGGCTTGGTGGTGCTGAGATTGCCAGAAGTTTTGAAGTTAAAGAAGGACGGATTCCTTTACATACTCTTAGAGCTAATATAGATTATGGTTTTGCCGAAGCTCAGACAACTTATGGTGTTATTGGTGTTAAAGTTTGGTTGTTTAAGGGAGAAGTTTTAGGAAAACAGACTAATTCAGATGCTGGTCAGGTAATTAACAAAAAAACTTCAAGAGAAAAGAGTGAGCATTTTGACAAAAATAGAGTAGATGATAAGAGTAAAAAAATTGTCAATGACGATAAATTTTCTAGAAAAAAATTAGAATTTGGATCTAAATCCAATAGTAGTTTTAAAAAAAAAGATGGTTCTGATGTCTAG
- the rplP gene encoding 50S ribosomal protein L16, with protein MLSPRKVKYRKKQRGRLSGEAQKGNEISFGEYGLVSLDTYFITARQIEAARVAMTRKVKRGGKVWIRIFPDVPYTKKPAETRMGKGKGGVDHWNAPVKLGTVMFEMAGVPRELAEAAMMLASSKLPIKTTFVVRRDLR; from the coding sequence ATGTTAAGTCCTAGAAAGGTTAAATATAGGAAGAAGCAAAGAGGAAGACTTTCTGGAGAGGCTCAGAAGGGTAACGAGATATCTTTTGGAGAATATGGGCTTGTTTCTCTTGATACATATTTTATTACTGCACGTCAGATTGAAGCAGCTCGTGTTGCTATGACACGTAAAGTTAAGAGGGGCGGTAAGGTTTGGATCAGAATATTTCCAGATGTTCCTTATACTAAAAAGCCAGCTGAAACTAGAATGGGTAAAGGTAAAGGAGGAGTTGATCATTGGAATGCTCCTGTTAAGCTTGGAACCGTTATGTTTGAGATGGCTGGAGTGCCTAGAGAACTTGCTGAGGCAGCTATGATGCTTGCCAGTTCTAAGCTACCGATTAAAACTACATTTGTGGTAAGGCGAGATTTGAGGTGA
- the rpmC gene encoding 50S ribosomal protein L29, whose product MLKKFRDLTLEDMRAKRLALKKEYMDLRFKAVVGHVENPLKKRELRRDIARLNTIVHECEIGIRKV is encoded by the coding sequence ATGTTGAAAAAATTTAGAGATCTTACTCTTGAAGATATGAGAGCTAAGAGATTGGCTTTAAAAAAAGAGTATATGGACTTAAGATTTAAGGCTGTGGTTGGTCATGTTGAGAATCCTTTAAAAAAAAGAGAGCTGAGACGAGATATTGCAAGGCTTAATACAATAGTTCATGAATGTGAAATAGGTATTAGGAAGGTTTAA
- the rpsQ gene encoding 30S ribosomal protein S17 yields MARENKKELIGKVVSDKMSKTIVVEIVQRKMHPIYHKYLKVSRRVKAHDEREESKLGDKVKIIESRPISKEKRWMLVEVLEQSK; encoded by the coding sequence ATGGCAAGGGAAAATAAGAAAGAGTTAATTGGAAAGGTTGTTAGTGATAAGATGAGTAAAACAATAGTTGTTGAAATTGTTCAAAGGAAAATGCATCCTATCTATCATAAGTACTTAAAAGTTAGCAGAAGAGTGAAAGCTCATGATGAGAGAGAAGAATCAAAACTTGGAGATAAAGTAAAGATTATTGAGTCCAGGCCTATTAGTAAAGAAAAAAGATGGATGCTTGTTGAAGTTTTGGAGCAATCAAAATAA
- the rplN gene encoding 50S ribosomal protein L14: MVQMQTYLAVADNTGGKIAECIKVIGGSKKRSARVGDIIVIAVKQAIPNSPIKKGEVHKAVVVRTSKEIRRKNGTYVRFDDNACVILDANLNPRGKRVFGPVARELRDANFMKVVSLASEVI, from the coding sequence ATGGTACAGATGCAGACATATTTAGCGGTTGCTGATAATACGGGTGGTAAGATAGCAGAGTGCATAAAAGTTATTGGTGGAAGTAAAAAACGATCTGCTAGGGTTGGAGACATAATAGTTATTGCTGTGAAGCAAGCAATTCCCAATTCACCTATTAAGAAAGGAGAGGTGCATAAAGCCGTAGTTGTTAGGACCTCAAAAGAGATAAGACGAAAGAATGGGACTTATGTTAGATTTGATGATAATGCATGTGTTATACTTGATGCTAATTTGAATCCAAGAGGTAAGAGAGTTTTTGGACCTGTTGCAAGAGAGCTAAGGGATGCTAATTTTATGAAAGTTGTCTCATTGGCTTCAGAGGTAATATAA
- the rplX gene encoding 50S ribosomal protein L24 produces the protein MKTKLKVGDNVKILCGKDRGKTGEVVSIDRKNLKVIVKSCNMVKKVIKARTPQEKSKIIDREAPIDISNVMLFSNGISSRIGFKFENNEKKRFLKKNGENV, from the coding sequence ATGAAGACTAAGTTGAAAGTAGGCGATAATGTAAAAATTCTTTGTGGTAAGGATAGAGGTAAAACAGGTGAAGTTGTTAGCATAGATAGGAAAAATCTTAAGGTTATTGTTAAGTCTTGTAATATGGTTAAGAAGGTTATCAAGGCAAGAACTCCTCAAGAGAAGAGTAAGATAATTGATAGGGAAGCACCTATAGATATTTCAAATGTAATGTTATTTTCAAATGGTATATCTTCAAGAATAGGGTTTAAATTTGAAAATAATGAAAAAAAGAGATTCCTTAAAAAGAATGGGGAGAATGTTTAG
- the rplE gene encoding 50S ribosomal protein L5, producing MSYVPALKKHYKDNIIKELVSEFQYKSIMQAPKIEKIIVSVGVGDAVKNKKLLDSTVYELSQITGQRAVKTKAKKAIAGFKIRQGQEIGAKVTLRGNIMYEFLYKLINLALPRVKDFRGVNGNAFDGNGNYSFGIAEQIIFSEIDYDKIERISGLNVTIVTTALNDREGKALLSKFGMPFSN from the coding sequence ATGAGTTATGTTCCTGCGTTAAAGAAGCATTATAAAGATAATATTATAAAAGAACTTGTTAGTGAGTTCCAATATAAGTCTATTATGCAAGCTCCAAAAATAGAAAAAATTATTGTTTCTGTGGGAGTTGGTGATGCTGTTAAAAATAAAAAACTTTTAGATTCAACTGTTTATGAGCTTAGTCAAATCACTGGTCAACGGGCTGTTAAGACAAAGGCCAAAAAAGCCATTGCTGGATTTAAGATTAGACAAGGTCAAGAGATAGGCGCTAAGGTTACTCTTCGCGGTAATATTATGTATGAATTTTTATATAAACTTATTAATTTGGCGTTACCTCGTGTTAAAGATTTTAGAGGTGTAAATGGAAATGCATTTGATGGCAATGGTAATTACTCTTTTGGAATAGCAGAACAAATAATATTTTCTGAGATAGATTATGATAAAATAGAGAGGATATCTGGCTTGAATGTCACAATAGTAACTACGGCTTTAAACGACAGAGAGGGTAAAGCTTTGCTTTCGAAGTTTGGTATGCCATTTAGTAATTAA
- a CDS encoding type Z 30S ribosomal protein S14, with amino-acid sequence MAKKSMIVKALRKPKYKTRQKNRCKLCGRPKGYMRDFGMCRICFRNHASAGLIPGVSKSSW; translated from the coding sequence ATGGCTAAAAAATCAATGATAGTTAAGGCCTTACGAAAGCCAAAATATAAAACGAGACAAAAAAATAGATGTAAGTTATGTGGGCGTCCAAAGGGGTATATGAGAGATTTTGGTATGTGTCGTATATGCTTTAGGAATCATGCATCTGCAGGATTAATTCCTGGAGTCTCAAAATCAAGCTGGTAA
- the rpsH gene encoding 30S ribosomal protein S8, whose product MAVTHSVGDMLTKIRNASKVKHESVDLKMSKINKSILDILKEEGYIKNYNIFDKKGISFIKAILNYDNKRNPAINRIDAISTPGRKVYSSYKNMPRIKNGYGILIVSSSKGVITGKQAKDNKVGGELICSVW is encoded by the coding sequence ATGGCTGTTACGCATTCAGTGGGAGATATGTTAACTAAGATAAGAAATGCAAGTAAGGTTAAGCATGAGTCTGTGGACTTAAAGATGTCTAAAATAAATAAATCTATTTTAGACATTCTGAAAGAAGAAGGATATATTAAGAATTATAATATCTTTGATAAGAAAGGCATTTCTTTTATTAAGGCAATACTAAATTATGATAATAAGAGAAATCCTGCTATAAATAGAATAGATGCTATTTCGACTCCTGGTAGAAAAGTTTATTCTTCATACAAAAATATGCCAAGAATAAAGAATGGGTATGGCATATTAATAGTGTCTTCTTCAAAAGGTGTGATTACTGGCAAGCAAGCCAAAGATAATAAAGTAGGTGGTGAGCTAATTTGCTCAGTTTGGTAA
- the rplF gene encoding 50S ribosomal protein L6 yields MSRIGKLPIKIVDSVKVDIKDNIVTVEGKRGKLSQEIKSSIKVRVEESNIIVERSFDDKQTRAFHGLYRSLISNMVKGVSDGFSKSLTISGIGYRVEQQGTSLFFNLGYSTQFEYVIPKGINIRLDGNTKIAVEGIDKCRVGQVASEIRGLRLPEPYKGKGIKYDNEVSRRKVGKSGVKK; encoded by the coding sequence ATGTCACGTATTGGTAAACTTCCTATAAAAATAGTTGATTCTGTGAAGGTTGATATTAAAGACAACATAGTAACAGTTGAGGGTAAAAGAGGCAAATTAAGCCAAGAAATAAAGAGTAGCATTAAGGTTAGAGTTGAGGAGAGTAATATTATTGTTGAGCGTTCTTTTGACGATAAACAGACAAGAGCTTTTCATGGACTTTATAGAAGTTTAATTTCTAATATGGTTAAGGGAGTATCTGATGGATTTTCAAAATCTCTTACTATTAGTGGTATAGGGTACAGGGTTGAGCAACAAGGAACGAGTCTTTTTTTTAACTTAGGATATTCAACTCAATTTGAGTATGTGATTCCCAAGGGAATTAATATTCGACTTGATGGTAATACCAAAATTGCTGTTGAGGGCATAGATAAGTGTAGAGTTGGACAGGTTGCTTCTGAGATTAGAGGTTTAAGGCTTCCTGAGCCATACAAGGGTAAAGGAATTAAATATGATAATGAAGTAAGCAGACGCAAAGTAGGGAAATCAGGAGTAAAAAAGTAG
- the rplR gene encoding 50S ribosomal protein L18, with the protein MKKVKESEKRNIKRKKRIRDRIGFGVADRPRVTVFKSNKYFYVQVIDDVAGHTLASISTIEKDLKLNKNIDDVKKLGEILAKKLKDKNINKLIFDRNGYKYHGLIASFATSLREAGIDV; encoded by the coding sequence ATGAAAAAAGTAAAAGAATCTGAAAAAAGAAATATAAAGCGTAAAAAGAGAATAAGAGATAGAATTGGATTTGGTGTTGCAGATAGGCCTAGGGTTACAGTTTTTAAATCCAATAAATATTTTTATGTTCAAGTCATTGATGATGTGGCTGGTCATACTCTTGCAAGTATTTCTACTATTGAAAAAGATCTTAAATTGAACAAAAATATTGATGATGTAAAGAAACTTGGCGAAATTCTTGCAAAGAAACTTAAGGATAAAAATATAAATAAACTTATTTTTGATAGAAATGGTTATAAATATCACGGTCTTATTGCAAGTTTTGCAACTTCTTTGCGTGAAGCCGGTATTGATGTTTAG
- the rpsE gene encoding 30S ribosomal protein S5: MESQVHKKQIEKLISLSRVTKVVKGGRRFSFSAFMVVGDGEGQVGWGFGKANDASDAIKKSLASARKNLRVIPIRKGTLPHMVIGDFKKAKVLIKPATQGTGIIAGGPVRAVMEALGVHDILSKSLGSNNSMNVVKATFKAFDLVLDARKIAEIRGKTLRTLWG, translated from the coding sequence GTGGAATCTCAAGTTCATAAAAAGCAAATAGAGAAATTGATATCATTAAGTAGGGTTACTAAAGTTGTAAAGGGTGGAAGAAGGTTTTCTTTTTCTGCTTTTATGGTTGTTGGTGATGGTGAAGGTCAAGTTGGCTGGGGATTTGGTAAGGCTAATGATGCTAGTGATGCAATAAAGAAGAGTTTGGCTAGTGCTAGAAAAAATTTAAGGGTTATTCCTATTAGAAAAGGTACTCTTCCTCATATGGTCATTGGTGATTTTAAAAAAGCCAAAGTTTTAATTAAGCCAGCAACTCAAGGTACTGGTATTATTGCAGGTGGACCTGTTCGTGCTGTCATGGAAGCTTTGGGAGTTCATGATATTTTAAGTAAGTCTCTTGGTTCAAATAATTCTATGAATGTGGTAAAGGCGACTTTTAAGGCATTTGACTTGGTTTTAGATGCTAGAAAAATAGCAGAAATAAGAGGTAAAACTTTAAGGACTTTATGGGGTTAG
- the rpmD gene encoding 50S ribosomal protein L30 has product MIKRKLRLQLKKIRFKSSRSRLKNKVFIRKMKNNREILTKSDIKIEVELKRSLIGKLDSKVKTLKALGLKRIGDKKVHVLNKSLQGMLNSVISMVLLSEVKND; this is encoded by the coding sequence ATGATTAAGAGAAAATTGCGACTTCAGCTTAAAAAGATTAGGTTTAAATCCTCAAGATCTAGGTTGAAGAATAAGGTTTTTATTAGAAAGATGAAAAATAATAGAGAAATTCTTACTAAGAGCGACATTAAGATCGAGGTTGAGCTTAAGAGAAGTCTTATTGGAAAATTAGACAGTAAGGTTAAGACATTGAAAGCTTTGGGTCTTAAGAGAATAGGAGATAAAAAAGTTCATGTTTTAAACAAGTCTCTTCAAGGGATGCTTAATAGTGTAATTAGCATGGTTTTATTAAGTGAGGTAAAGAATGATTAA
- the rplO gene encoding 50S ribosomal protein L15 — MIKLRRPLGANKSRKIVGRGPGSGLGKTSGRGQKGQKARNNSPRIGFEGGQTPLYRRLPIRGFSNHDYKVKYEIVGLGDIDRKFEDGDLVNYNTLLQKGLISKNKKNIKILANGELTKKVNFEVSRISKSAEELATKFGCSIKLV; from the coding sequence ATGATTAAGCTAAGGAGACCTTTAGGAGCTAATAAGTCTCGAAAAATTGTTGGTAGGGGGCCAGGTTCTGGTCTTGGAAAGACCTCTGGTAGAGGGCAAAAGGGGCAAAAAGCTAGGAATAATTCGCCAAGGATTGGTTTTGAAGGAGGACAAACTCCTCTTTATAGAAGACTTCCAATAAGAGGTTTTTCCAATCATGATTATAAGGTAAAGTATGAGATTGTAGGACTTGGGGATATAGATAGAAAGTTTGAGGATGGAGATTTAGTAAATTATAATACTTTGTTACAAAAAGGGCTTATAAGTAAGAATAAAAAAAATATCAAGATTTTGGCTAATGGCGAGCTTACTAAGAAAGTGAATTTTGAAGTTTCTCGTATTTCAAAGTCTGCTGAAGAATTGGCAACGAAATTTGGTTGTAGTATTAAATTAGTTTGA
- the secY gene encoding preprotein translocase subunit SecY produces MRGLFFNLFTIKDLRIKFLFTLFILFIFRVGSYLPIPGIDPVALRSYFKSQSDFSITNYFDFFSGGAFSNFSIFMLSISPYISASIIIQLLVYSFPSLKKMQEGDNGRKKIKKYTKYLTIVAAVAQGYATSLYAKSIPGALNMPFYRYIFIAILTVTTGTFVLLWLGEQINQRGIGNGVSLIIFSGIVVRLQAALFNLFQSIRDPSQNINPVFMILVLSVFILVVILIIYEYKAQRRIVIHYARANSRNTVSSYLPIKLNPSGVLPVIFASVLITLPLQILSGFAGTSVLSRQILSYLRPNGLYYTLLNVVLIIGFTYFYSKIQLSPKDISNNIRKNGGTIPGIKADEMEGYLDKIMNRTLFSGSIFLSIIAIIPFLVQNIFRFPYDVSRIMGSSSLLIMVGVALDTLIQIDAYLKTQGLSRGPGKKYAFLQKI; encoded by the coding sequence ATGAGAGGTTTGTTTTTTAATTTATTTACAATTAAGGATTTAAGGATCAAATTTTTATTTACTCTGTTTATTCTTTTTATTTTTAGGGTTGGATCTTACTTGCCAATACCAGGAATAGATCCTGTGGCTCTTCGAAGTTATTTTAAATCCCAGTCGGATTTTTCAATTACTAATTATTTTGATTTTTTTTCAGGTGGTGCTTTTAGTAATTTTTCTATATTTATGCTTAGCATAAGTCCTTATATTTCAGCATCAATTATTATTCAGCTTCTTGTTTATTCTTTTCCTTCTCTTAAAAAGATGCAAGAAGGGGATAATGGGAGAAAAAAAATAAAAAAATACACGAAATATCTAACAATTGTTGCGGCTGTAGCTCAAGGATATGCCACTAGTCTTTATGCTAAAAGCATTCCAGGTGCGCTTAATATGCCTTTTTATAGATATATTTTTATTGCTATTTTAACAGTTACAACAGGTACTTTTGTTCTCTTATGGCTTGGTGAACAAATTAATCAGAGAGGCATTGGAAATGGTGTGTCTTTAATAATTTTTTCAGGAATAGTGGTTAGGCTTCAAGCGGCTTTATTTAATCTTTTTCAGAGCATTCGAGATCCATCTCAAAATATTAATCCTGTCTTTATGATACTGGTATTAAGTGTGTTTATTTTGGTTGTTATATTGATCATATATGAGTATAAGGCGCAAAGACGGATTGTTATTCATTATGCTAGAGCAAACTCAAGGAATACAGTTAGTTCATATTTACCAATCAAGCTTAATCCATCAGGTGTGTTGCCTGTTATTTTTGCATCTGTGCTTATTACCTTGCCTTTGCAAATTTTAAGTGGATTTGCTGGAACTTCTGTTCTCTCAAGACAAATTTTATCTTATTTAAGGCCTAATGGGCTTTATTATACTTTATTGAATGTAGTTTTAATAATAGGTTTTACATATTTTTATTCAAAGATACAATTGAGTCCAAAAGATATAAGTAATAATATTCGTAAAAATGGGGGAACTATTCCAGGTATAAAGGCGGATGAGATGGAGGGTTATTTAGATAAAATTATGAATAGAACATTATTTTCAGGTTCTATTTTTTTGTCTATTATTGCAATTATTCCGTTTTTAGTGCAGAATATTTTTAGATTTCCTTATGATGTCTCAAGGATTATGGGTAGTTCTTCACTCCTTATTATGGTAGGAGTAGCTCTTGATACATTAATTCAGATTGATGCATATTTAAAGACTCAAGGATTGTCTCGTGGACCTGGCAAAAAGTATGCTTTTTTGCAGAAAATTTAG
- the rpmJ gene encoding 50S ribosomal protein L36, whose translation MKVRVSVKPICEKCKVIKRKGVLRIICDNLKHKQRQK comes from the coding sequence ATGAAAGTTAGGGTAAGTGTAAAGCCAATTTGTGAAAAATGTAAAGTGATAAAGAGAAAAGGTGTTTTAAGAATTATTTGTGATAATCTTAAACATAAACAAAGACAAAAATAA
- the rpsM gene encoding 30S ribosomal protein S13 has protein sequence MARIAGIDLPNNKQLQIALTSIYGIGRARALEICRKTDILPEKRAKDLDNDEVNKLRKIIESDYVVEGKLRSELAMSIKRLMDIACYRGLRHRKGLPLRGQRTKTNARTRKGKRKTVANKKMAAK, from the coding sequence ATGGCTAGGATAGCAGGAATAGATTTGCCAAATAACAAACAACTTCAAATAGCTCTTACGTCTATTTATGGAATAGGAAGAGCTAGAGCTTTAGAAATTTGCAGAAAAACAGATATTTTACCAGAAAAAAGAGCTAAAGATTTGGATAATGATGAAGTTAATAAGCTTAGGAAAATAATTGAAAGTGATTATGTTGTTGAGGGAAAGCTTAGAAGTGAGTTAGCTATGTCTATTAAGAGGCTTATGGATATTGCATGTTATAGGGGGCTTAGACATAGAAAAGGTTTACCCTTAAGAGGGCAGAGAACTAAGACTAATGCAAGAACCAGGAAGGGAAAGAGAAAGACTGTGGCTAATAAGAAGATGGCTGCTAAATAA